Proteins encoded together in one Pontiella desulfatans window:
- a CDS encoding arylsulfatase, with the protein MHQKKIPFREGAPSRVFPATGKRSVVFSNRWKPFWAMLLLVCAALGAARPNVVLIMTDDQGYGDMGCHGNPVLKTPNIDRLHDEAVRFSDFHVSSFCTPTRGALMTGRDPGRNGAYRTSSGRTMLHTDEKTIADFFSDSGYATGMVGKWHLGDNAPHRPQDRGFQDVVWHRCGGIGQASDYWGNDYFDDTFERNGTFEAFEGYCTDVFFREGLRFIEENASGPASKPFFLYLAPNAPHGPYRVAKEWAAPYQNDPAWAPFANFYGMIANFDHNLGLLRERLDALELTENTILIFMTDNGTAAGGKFKGLTSEALSGYNAGMRGKKSSIYEGGHRVPFFIHWPAGGLEGGRDIPNLAAHFDVLPTLADLCGVALPASYRSDGLSLRPLLRDGHAPWNRDHLVMQYHGGAFFAHAPEALTDSYVMTERWRLLDGRELYDIEADPAQRNDVAAGHPEVVARLRGLYEPYWNSVEPRLTPVCIDLGNPAGNPTVLCSQDWYMPKGNPPWNFSSIKKRPRVTGPWHVDVKTSGRYRLTLRQLPKEAGSEVEAVRAKVQIAGLEKECAVEPGSKGVVFELDLPAGPTELVTFLYDAKGKAGGAYFTEVEAL; encoded by the coding sequence ATGCATCAGAAAAAAATCCCGTTCCGGGAGGGGGCGCCTTCAAGGGTTTTCCCTGCCACCGGAAAGCGATCGGTCGTTTTTTCCAACCGTTGGAAACCTTTTTGGGCCATGCTGCTGCTCGTTTGCGCCGCGCTAGGGGCGGCCCGGCCGAATGTGGTTTTAATCATGACGGACGACCAGGGCTACGGGGATATGGGATGCCACGGCAACCCGGTGCTCAAGACGCCGAATATCGACCGGCTCCATGACGAGGCGGTGCGCTTTTCCGATTTCCATGTGAGTTCGTTCTGCACGCCGACCCGCGGTGCGCTGATGACGGGGCGTGATCCGGGGCGTAACGGGGCGTACCGCACGAGCAGCGGGCGGACGATGCTGCATACGGACGAGAAAACCATTGCCGACTTTTTCTCGGACAGTGGCTATGCCACCGGCATGGTCGGCAAGTGGCACCTGGGCGACAATGCGCCGCATCGGCCGCAAGACCGCGGCTTTCAGGATGTGGTCTGGCACCGCTGCGGCGGCATCGGGCAGGCGTCGGATTACTGGGGCAACGATTATTTCGACGACACGTTCGAGCGGAACGGAACGTTCGAAGCGTTCGAGGGCTATTGCACCGATGTGTTTTTCCGGGAGGGGTTGCGGTTCATTGAAGAAAACGCTTCCGGGCCGGCGTCGAAACCCTTTTTCCTGTATTTGGCGCCCAATGCGCCGCATGGTCCCTATCGGGTCGCGAAGGAGTGGGCGGCGCCCTATCAGAACGATCCGGCATGGGCGCCGTTCGCCAACTTTTACGGTATGATCGCAAATTTCGACCATAACCTGGGATTGCTGCGTGAACGGCTGGATGCGCTGGAGCTTACGGAAAACACCATCCTGATCTTCATGACCGACAATGGAACGGCCGCCGGCGGCAAGTTCAAGGGGCTGACCTCCGAGGCCTTGTCGGGCTACAACGCGGGGATGCGCGGAAAGAAATCATCGATCTACGAAGGCGGCCACCGGGTTCCGTTTTTCATCCACTGGCCGGCGGGCGGGCTGGAGGGCGGGCGCGATATTCCGAACCTGGCCGCACATTTCGATGTGCTACCAACCCTCGCGGACTTGTGCGGGGTTGCACTCCCCGCCTCGTACCGTTCGGACGGATTGTCGCTGCGCCCCCTTTTGCGGGATGGCCATGCCCCGTGGAACCGCGACCACCTCGTGATGCAGTATCATGGGGGCGCGTTCTTTGCGCATGCTCCGGAGGCCCTGACGGATTCGTATGTCATGACGGAACGCTGGCGCCTGCTCGATGGCCGCGAGCTCTACGACATTGAGGCGGATCCGGCCCAGCGCAACGATGTCGCCGCCGGGCATCCGGAAGTGGTGGCCCGGTTGCGGGGGCTGTATGAACCCTACTGGAACTCCGTCGAACCCAGGCTGACGCCTGTTTGCATCGACCTCGGAAACCCTGCCGGGAATCCGACGGTGCTCTGTTCGCAGGATTGGTATATGCCCAAGGGGAATCCACCCTGGAATTTTTCGAGCATCAAGAAGCGGCCGCGCGTGACGGGCCCTTGGCACGTCGATGTGAAGACGTCCGGCCGCTACCGCCTGACGCTTCGCCAGCTGCCCAAGGAGGCGGGCTCCGAGGTCGAGGCGGTGCGCGCCAAGGTGCAAATCGCCGGGTTGGAAAAGGAGTGCGCGGTCGAGCCGGGCAGCAAAGGCGTCGTCTTTGAGCTCGACCTTCCCGCCGGGCCGACCGAGCTGGTCACCTTCCTCTACGATGCGAAGGGGAAGGCGGGCGGAGCCTATTTTACGGAAGTTGAAGCACTGTAG
- a CDS encoding tyrosine-type recombinase/integrase — translation MGLVMRKTSKWWYGRYKVDGREYVKNLRVEIRGTRPVSLKDSGSVHFENSRGEAQAALDKLLDVVHSSKSETQLAEAIYEARSGQKLKRYAVKDITQIWIDKPRKKPPSEQHSKQVTSRLNRLVSYLNTHYPKISRVDQLRPIHIQAFLDNLEQSGVTAETWNKYLVPIKTALKRAGVPAAREILQKETDTVSRHPFTVEELQAIFEAAKKTEPLIYTLSVTAACTAMRKKDCCFLQWDNVDLDEGFITVKTSKTGQVVDIPLADILRDEILKQQGKHPEYVFPEAAQLYQTNANGISYRFKKVLEVAGFDTGKNRSHTELKNDQCSLEELQQAIEVSFSGQKKKRVKSVVSVYLTGMGIKPTAKATGFSPSTVSSYLNELESATGKAIIRGKRRPMEKIPKPTRGAMRTKRENGLNKASLRDFHSFRTTFVTLALMRGMPLDIVRKITGHQTADIVMKHYFRPQREQLRNAMQNSMPGLLTCSTRQLKTPIDQAIEILRTLDLNVSQNDLQAKIDKALNLLQGVSV, via the coding sequence ATGGGCTTAGTAATGCGGAAAACTTCAAAATGGTGGTATGGACGTTACAAAGTTGATGGCCGGGAATACGTAAAGAATTTACGCGTTGAGATTCGCGGCACTCGACCAGTATCGTTAAAAGATTCAGGTAGCGTGCATTTCGAGAATTCGCGAGGTGAAGCCCAAGCAGCCTTAGACAAACTTCTCGATGTTGTTCATTCGAGCAAAAGCGAGACCCAGTTAGCCGAGGCCATTTACGAAGCAAGGTCTGGGCAGAAGCTTAAAAGATATGCCGTCAAAGATATTACACAAATCTGGATCGATAAACCCAGGAAGAAGCCTCCGTCCGAACAACACAGCAAACAGGTTACCTCCAGACTTAATCGCCTGGTAAGTTATTTGAACACCCACTACCCCAAAATATCCCGAGTTGACCAGCTTCGCCCTATTCACATTCAGGCTTTTCTCGACAACTTGGAACAAAGTGGTGTGACAGCCGAAACATGGAACAAGTACTTGGTTCCGATCAAGACCGCATTGAAACGTGCAGGTGTTCCCGCTGCACGTGAAATACTTCAAAAAGAAACTGATACTGTCTCCCGCCACCCCTTTACGGTCGAAGAACTCCAGGCAATTTTTGAAGCTGCGAAGAAAACCGAACCCTTGATTTACACTTTGTCTGTCACTGCAGCCTGCACTGCTATGCGAAAAAAGGATTGCTGTTTCTTACAGTGGGACAATGTTGATCTCGACGAAGGATTCATCACTGTAAAGACCAGCAAGACTGGTCAGGTTGTTGATATTCCTTTGGCCGATATTTTGCGCGATGAGATATTGAAACAACAGGGCAAACACCCTGAATACGTTTTTCCGGAAGCCGCCCAACTGTACCAAACAAATGCCAACGGAATTTCATATCGTTTCAAAAAGGTACTTGAAGTTGCAGGCTTCGACACCGGAAAGAATCGATCTCATACTGAACTCAAGAACGATCAATGCTCTTTGGAGGAATTACAACAAGCCATTGAGGTTTCATTTTCCGGCCAAAAGAAAAAACGCGTAAAATCCGTCGTATCGGTCTATTTAACAGGTATGGGCATTAAGCCTACCGCCAAAGCTACTGGATTCAGCCCTAGTACTGTTTCGTCCTACCTAAACGAATTGGAATCAGCAACCGGGAAAGCCATAATCCGAGGAAAAAGGCGCCCAATGGAAAAGATTCCAAAACCAACCAGAGGTGCGATGCGCACTAAACGTGAAAACGGCTTGAATAAAGCTTCCTTAAGAGACTTCCACTCATTCCGCACCACTTTTGTCACTCTTGCATTAATGCGAGGCATGCCTCTGGATATTGTCAGGAAGATAACCGGCCACCAAACCGCTGACATCGTGATGAAGCATTATTTCCGGCCTCAACGAGAACAGTTGCGCAACGCCATGCAGAATTCTATGCCCGGCCTGTTGACATGTTCTACCCGTCAACTCAAAACACCAATTGATCAGGCTATAGAAATTCTTCGCACCTTAGACCTAAATGTCAGCCAAAATGATCTCCAGGCAAAGATCGACAAGGCACTAAACCTCCTACAAGGCGTTTCAGTGTAA
- a CDS encoding AAA family ATPase has translation MKTKLLEQLGIYGWSLEDENLAMASLLTGDPLLMVGAHGAAKTHAAGKIAQALDWKFMAYDASKALFEDVLGFPNVESLKQGRVEYVPSTVTVWDKQFVLIDEINRAVPELQAKWLEIIRSRRIMGFTTEVKWVWSAMNPMGRQYNGTQPMDAALIGRYAIFLYPPEALDMDEEDRIKVLRHINGDDAPSIGEWCPQSETKTVSKADTEIAGRQIWEILLKAGSLFQSLEKDFQSLGEFLSRLAVLVMKETDGSVKLDGRRLGFIYRNLLSNRAVELARQSIRGDDLPSFAQSAKKVILSSIPMGLNDEGINREEMLHQVEVCLDLLADYFSEGGNFQRVETVYRLFTTTDLFEKAEILLGENLSEMVKLKAWNDLCDAPGQITPLAYIALRVESLHPGKIPSELLEKVGGQIDLQGLETDTISGLTGDNIELIEQVETLFDQTDDLRRMIAYQEVRTLAVRSELDEVKIGKAKARVESTATRIESLLEKG, from the coding sequence ATGAAGACTAAGTTATTGGAACAACTGGGTATCTATGGATGGAGCTTGGAAGATGAAAACCTGGCAATGGCCTCGCTGTTGACGGGTGATCCGCTGCTGATGGTTGGCGCGCATGGCGCGGCCAAGACGCATGCGGCGGGTAAGATCGCGCAGGCGCTGGACTGGAAGTTCATGGCCTACGATGCCAGCAAGGCGTTGTTTGAAGATGTCTTGGGTTTTCCGAATGTGGAAAGCCTGAAGCAGGGGCGCGTCGAATATGTGCCGAGTACGGTCACCGTATGGGACAAACAGTTTGTGTTGATCGATGAGATTAACCGCGCGGTACCGGAACTGCAGGCCAAGTGGCTGGAGATTATCCGATCCCGCAGAATCATGGGCTTTACGACCGAGGTCAAATGGGTCTGGAGCGCCATGAACCCAATGGGACGGCAATACAACGGCACCCAGCCGATGGATGCCGCATTGATCGGGCGCTATGCCATATTCCTTTATCCGCCTGAAGCATTGGATATGGATGAGGAAGACCGCATCAAGGTGCTGCGCCATATCAATGGCGATGACGCGCCGAGCATTGGCGAATGGTGCCCGCAGTCGGAAACCAAGACCGTCAGCAAGGCGGATACGGAAATCGCCGGACGGCAGATATGGGAAATTCTCCTGAAGGCGGGATCGCTTTTCCAATCATTGGAAAAGGATTTCCAGTCCTTGGGTGAATTCCTCTCCCGGTTGGCGGTGCTGGTAATGAAGGAGACGGACGGCAGCGTTAAGCTGGATGGCCGCCGCTTGGGTTTCATCTATCGCAACCTATTGTCGAACCGGGCGGTTGAGCTGGCGCGACAGTCGATCCGTGGCGACGACCTCCCTTCATTTGCGCAGAGCGCGAAGAAGGTGATCCTGTCGAGCATTCCAATGGGACTGAACGACGAAGGGATCAACCGCGAAGAAATGCTACATCAGGTGGAGGTCTGCCTTGATCTGTTGGCGGACTATTTCAGCGAAGGCGGAAACTTCCAAAGGGTGGAAACCGTCTATCGCCTGTTCACCACCACCGACCTGTTCGAGAAGGCGGAAATCCTGCTCGGCGAGAACCTGTCGGAAATGGTGAAGCTCAAGGCGTGGAACGACCTGTGCGACGCGCCGGGGCAAATCACGCCGCTGGCCTACATCGCCTTGCGGGTCGAGTCGCTCCATCCCGGCAAGATTCCATCGGAACTGCTCGAAAAGGTTGGGGGACAGATCGATCTCCAAGGATTGGAAACCGACACCATTTCCGGCCTGACGGGCGACAACATCGAGCTGATTGAACAAGTGGAAACGCTTTTCGACCAGACCGACGACCTCCGGCGCATGATCGCCTACCAGGAAGTTCGTACGTTGGCTGTGCGGTCGGAGTTGGATGAAGTGAAAATCGGAAAGGCCAAGGCGCGAGTTGAATCAACAGCGACCCGGATCGAGTCGTTGCTGGAGAAAGGATAA
- a CDS encoding helix-turn-helix domain-containing protein: MQNIPIPHPIAEAVIAMLRPYAPDLTPAKLENALCFKPEPNAPEQLLTRKEAAKTLSISLPTLDRMLRDGELPRRHIRGAVRIPLSAIEIITSGSSLGKESL; encoded by the coding sequence ATGCAGAATATTCCAATACCCCATCCCATCGCGGAAGCAGTCATCGCCATGCTGCGACCATATGCCCCCGATCTTACCCCTGCCAAACTCGAAAATGCTCTCTGCTTTAAACCGGAGCCAAATGCACCAGAGCAATTACTCACCAGAAAAGAGGCCGCCAAAACGCTTTCCATATCTCTGCCCACCCTTGATCGTATGCTGCGGGATGGAGAATTGCCACGCCGGCATATTCGAGGTGCTGTGCGAATTCCTTTGTCAGCAATTGAAATCATTACATCTGGCTCTTCACTCGGTAAAGAAAGCCTGTAA
- a CDS encoding DUF2905 family protein: MNGRHIAFWIVFFVAFLICKRFIPWFGSLPGDIEIRKENLYVALPIVSCLLLSIVLSLLASIIRRF, translated from the coding sequence ATGAATGGTAGGCATATAGCATTCTGGATCGTGTTCTTCGTTGCATTCCTCATCTGCAAACGATTTATCCCTTGGTTTGGTAGCCTGCCGGGGGATATCGAGATCAGGAAAGAAAACCTCTATGTGGCACTGCCCATTGTGAGCTGTCTCTTGCTGAGCATTGTCCTCTCATTGCTGGCTTCAATCATCCGCCGGTTTTAA
- a CDS encoding ATPase: MKSHVGMEQKVCPVCGQTFDTGTILLDKRLRNTLERKTVTGWDLCPEHAKLWEKGYIALVECDPEKSKFTGGTIKPEDAYRTGRIAHIRKAVAKRIFNVEMTSPVAFVEPGVVDMLEKMQEGETSGD, translated from the coding sequence ATGAAAAGCCATGTTGGAATGGAACAAAAGGTCTGTCCGGTCTGCGGTCAGACATTTGATACGGGTACGATCCTGTTGGATAAGCGCCTGCGAAACACGCTGGAGCGGAAGACGGTCACGGGTTGGGATTTGTGCCCGGAGCACGCGAAGCTGTGGGAAAAGGGATATATCGCGCTGGTTGAGTGCGATCCCGAAAAGTCCAAATTCACCGGCGGCACCATTAAGCCGGAGGATGCCTATCGTACCGGGCGCATTGCCCATATCCGCAAAGCGGTCGCAAAACGTATCTTCAATGTGGAGATGACGTCTCCGGTGGCGTTTGTCGAACCGGGTGTCGTGGATATGCTGGAGAAAATGCAGGAAGGAGAGACAAGCGGAGACTGA